In the genome of Bradyrhizobium sp. CIAT3101, one region contains:
- a CDS encoding DMT family transporter produces MQSAGSGWGNGLLGVIIFSGSLPATRVAVGGFSALFLTSARAIIAALIGAAVLGLLRQTWPERRDLASLVIVSIGVAVGFPLLTALALQHITSAHSIVFIGLLPLSTAIFAVLRGGERPQPLFWLFAILGSATVAGFALSNGGTASVAGDLLMVAAIVLCGLGYAEGAALSRRIGGWQVISWALLLALPLMLPVMIWTWPQAWSGVSLPAWIGLAYVSIFSMFVGFIFWYRGLAIGGIARIGQLQQLQPFFGLALAGFLLHEPVAWSMIAATALVVVCVFFARRYA; encoded by the coding sequence ATGCAATCTGCGGGCAGCGGCTGGGGCAACGGGCTTCTCGGCGTCATCATCTTCAGCGGCTCGCTGCCGGCGACGCGCGTCGCGGTCGGCGGCTTCTCGGCGCTGTTCCTGACGTCGGCGCGCGCGATCATCGCGGCGCTGATCGGTGCGGCCGTGCTCGGCCTGCTGCGCCAGACGTGGCCGGAGCGCAGGGATCTCGCCTCGCTCGTCATCGTCTCCATCGGCGTCGCGGTCGGCTTCCCCCTGCTGACGGCGCTGGCGCTGCAGCACATCACCTCGGCGCATTCGATCGTCTTCATCGGCTTGTTGCCGCTGTCGACCGCGATCTTCGCCGTGCTGCGCGGCGGCGAGCGGCCGCAGCCGCTGTTCTGGCTGTTCGCGATTCTCGGCAGCGCCACGGTGGCGGGCTTTGCCCTCTCGAATGGCGGCACCGCATCGGTCGCCGGAGATCTCCTGATGGTGGCCGCGATCGTGCTGTGCGGGCTCGGCTATGCCGAGGGGGCCGCGCTGTCGCGCCGGATCGGCGGCTGGCAGGTGATCTCATGGGCCTTGCTGCTGGCGCTGCCGTTGATGCTACCCGTCATGATCTGGACCTGGCCACAGGCATGGAGCGGCGTCAGCCTGCCTGCCTGGATCGGGCTCGCTTACGTCTCGATCTTCAGCATGTTCGTCGGCTTCATCTTCTGGTATCGCGGGCTCGCGATCGGCGGCATCGCGCGCATCGGCCAGTTGCAGCAGCTGCAGCCCTTCTTCGGTCTCGCGCTGGCCGGCTTCCTGCTGCACGAGCCGGTCGCATGGAGCATGATCGCCGCGACCGCGCTCGTGGTCGTCTGCGTGTTCTTCGCACGGCGATACGCGTGA
- a CDS encoding EAL domain-containing response regulator — MDDRISELAGRRLKTFGRRKMMPRACVADSKRHLRAFMSEVLEDLGFVTSECSSASELQTMLATDLPDLILLGIAADGIEPGQFLETLVREAFDGKVLTVGARESIIVKAVQQVGEEYGLAMLPPLTTPFAAETLRERVAMLLPEEPAPSPAVHVGEALHAGWLELWYQSKIDARSLVRCGAEALVRMRHPTWGVVPPAYFIPEEDDPHFRDLSEFVIERALQDWHYLLERQSAVDLSINLPAPYLKEPQAVRDLCRRVPTHPAFGGLTIEIASAEALDDLAFLTEIAREMRFHNIGLSIDNLGANWPALMGRDRIPFIKLKADRQFVTGCGNDRLKRTVCRHIVELAQGYGARAVAEGVESRGDLMAVNELGFDMVQGYLFGKPMPLKKFARNTQTRTVMAQE, encoded by the coding sequence ATGGACGACAGGATCAGTGAGCTCGCCGGACGAAGGCTGAAGACCTTCGGACGGCGGAAGATGATGCCGCGCGCATGCGTGGCCGACAGCAAGCGCCATCTGCGCGCCTTCATGAGCGAAGTGCTCGAGGACCTCGGTTTCGTCACGAGCGAATGCAGCAGTGCAAGCGAGCTGCAGACCATGCTCGCCACCGACCTGCCGGACCTGATCCTGCTCGGCATCGCCGCCGACGGCATCGAGCCCGGCCAATTCCTGGAGACCCTGGTGCGCGAGGCCTTCGACGGCAAGGTTCTGACCGTCGGCGCCCGCGAGTCGATCATCGTGAAGGCCGTGCAGCAGGTCGGCGAGGAATACGGGCTTGCGATGCTGCCGCCGCTCACCACGCCCTTTGCCGCGGAGACGTTGCGCGAGCGCGTCGCGATGCTGCTGCCGGAGGAGCCGGCGCCGAGCCCGGCCGTGCATGTCGGCGAGGCCCTGCATGCGGGCTGGCTCGAGCTCTGGTACCAGTCGAAAATCGACGCGCGCTCGCTGGTCCGCTGCGGCGCCGAGGCGCTGGTGCGGATGCGGCATCCGACCTGGGGCGTGGTGCCGCCGGCCTATTTCATCCCGGAGGAAGACGATCCGCATTTCCGCGACCTGTCGGAGTTCGTGATCGAGCGCGCGCTGCAGGACTGGCACTATCTTCTGGAGCGGCAGAGCGCGGTCGATCTCTCGATCAACCTGCCCGCGCCTTATCTGAAGGAGCCGCAGGCGGTGCGCGATCTCTGCCGCCGGGTACCAACGCATCCGGCCTTCGGCGGGCTGACGATCGAGATCGCCAGCGCGGAGGCGCTCGACGATCTCGCCTTCCTCACCGAGATCGCGCGCGAGATGCGCTTCCACAATATCGGTCTGTCGATCGACAATCTCGGCGCCAACTGGCCGGCGCTGATGGGGCGGGACAGGATCCCCTTCATCAAGCTGAAGGCCGACCGGCAATTCGTCACCGGCTGCGGCAACGACCGCCTGAAGCGGACGGTGTGCCGCCACATCGTCGAGCTCGCGCAGGGCTATGGCGCGCGCGCCGTCGCCGAGGGCGTCGAGAGCCGCGGCGACCTGATGGCGGTCAACGAGCTCGGTTTCGACATGGTGCAGGGCTATCTGTTCGGCAAGCCGATGCCGCTGAAGAAGTTCGCAAGAAACACGCAGACGCGAACGGTGATGGCACAAGAGTGA
- a CDS encoding helix-turn-helix transcriptional regulator: protein MGSQNDTVADSRPSEWFESSTAPAEEADFVRLNAARAKAADEMAAAIARELNGPLTALLLYMGEIKHHSDQLAPVSADRAYLQQVVENALAQTERVCGVVKQLAGPHKGALPAPSTTEDAELKAGRVLPAPRETGSELSSLSGKRLTKREREVLRLISEGFSNKQGALRMQISPRTFESHRAEAMRKLGARNTADLVRAALLHSID, encoded by the coding sequence ATGGGGTCACAGAACGATACGGTTGCTGATTCGCGGCCGTCGGAATGGTTCGAAAGCAGCACTGCTCCGGCCGAAGAGGCTGATTTCGTTCGCCTGAACGCTGCCCGTGCCAAGGCGGCCGATGAGATGGCCGCGGCCATCGCCCGCGAACTCAACGGCCCCCTGACTGCACTCCTGCTCTACATGGGCGAGATCAAGCACCACAGCGACCAGCTCGCGCCGGTCTCGGCCGATCGCGCCTATTTGCAGCAGGTGGTGGAGAATGCATTGGCGCAGACCGAGCGCGTCTGCGGCGTGGTCAAGCAGCTCGCCGGCCCCCACAAGGGCGCGTTGCCCGCGCCGTCCACGACCGAGGATGCCGAGTTGAAGGCCGGGCGCGTGCTGCCGGCGCCGCGCGAGACCGGCTCCGAACTGTCGAGCCTGTCGGGCAAGCGGCTGACCAAGCGTGAGCGCGAAGTGCTGCGGCTGATCAGCGAGGGTTTTTCGAACAAGCAGGGGGCGCTGCGCATGCAGATCAGCCCGCGCACCTTCGAGAGCCATCGGGCCGAGGCGATGCGCAAGCTCGGCGCGCGCAACACCGCGGACCTCGTCCGCGCCGCGCTGCTGCATTCGATCGATTGA
- a CDS encoding Hpt domain-containing protein, which produces MFDAALAPTQGPHDTAPLREPEPLREPGAFDVLVREIGEDGASEVRAVFWSETRARLELFHALPLGQHRGRIAREAHSLKSTARTFGYLRLAALALRLESTADTIDDAEFSDLLERMDVAFAAAKAEEPQG; this is translated from the coding sequence ATGTTCGACGCCGCTCTCGCGCCCACGCAGGGCCCGCACGACACCGCCCCCCTGCGCGAGCCTGAACCGCTGCGCGAGCCCGGCGCGTTCGACGTGCTGGTACGCGAGATCGGCGAGGACGGCGCCAGTGAAGTGCGCGCGGTGTTCTGGAGCGAGACGCGTGCGCGGCTCGAGCTGTTTCATGCACTCCCGCTCGGCCAGCATCGCGGCCGGATCGCGCGCGAGGCCCATTCGCTGAAGAGCACGGCCAGGACGTTCGGCTATCTTCGGCTCGCGGCGCTGGCGTTGCGGCTCGAGAGCACCGCCGACACAATCGACGACGCCGAATTCAGCGATCTGCTTGAGCGGATGGATGTGGCCTTCGCCGCCGCGAAGGCGGAGGAGCCGCAGGGCTGA
- a CDS encoding Crp/Fnr family transcriptional regulator: MVRPSNGFLSALSADDYELIRAHLRTVDLPHDAVLVEAGETLKRAYFPHRGVISLVVKLGKGEHVQVAMIGRDSLLGTLSTMGDACALNTAIVLVPGVGSVIDLDRLRIAAEQSPTLRTLLTRHGLAVYAQVQQTAGCNAAHPVESRLSRCLLHTHDLSGDFRLLLTQEAMAQMIGARRNSVSLVANTLQQANFIHYSRGHIQILNLDGLRQTACECYATVKAQYDRLLGP; the protein is encoded by the coding sequence ATGGTACGCCCATCCAACGGTTTCCTGTCGGCACTGTCGGCAGACGATTATGAACTGATCCGTGCACATCTGCGCACGGTCGATCTGCCGCATGACGCCGTGCTGGTGGAAGCCGGCGAAACGCTCAAGCGCGCCTATTTCCCGCACCGTGGCGTGATCTCGCTGGTCGTGAAACTTGGCAAGGGCGAGCATGTCCAGGTGGCCATGATCGGCCGCGACAGCCTGCTCGGTACACTCTCGACCATGGGCGATGCCTGCGCGCTGAACACAGCGATCGTGCTGGTTCCCGGCGTCGGCTCGGTGATCGACCTCGACCGGCTGCGCATCGCGGCCGAACAGAGTCCCACCCTGCGGACGCTGCTGACGCGCCACGGTCTCGCTGTCTACGCGCAGGTGCAGCAGACTGCGGGCTGCAACGCGGCGCATCCGGTGGAGTCGCGGCTGTCGCGCTGCCTGCTGCACACCCATGATCTGTCCGGCGACTTCCGGTTGCTGCTGACCCAGGAGGCCATGGCGCAGATGATCGGGGCGCGGCGCAACAGCGTATCGCTGGTCGCCAATACCTTGCAGCAGGCCAATTTCATCCACTACAGCCGCGGACACATCCAGATCCTCAATCTGGACGGGCTGCGCCAGACGGCGTGCGAATGCTACGCGACGGTCAAGGCCCAATACGACCGGCTGCTCGGGCCCTGA
- a CDS encoding Crp/Fnr family transcriptional regulator — protein MIASGPPPNRLLQMLDAGDMDLLRPHLITIELVRETVLGEAGAVLRHVYFPHDGTVSITVGLSEGQTIEVAMLGRDSVVGGGAALADGIAASDAVVLFPGTASMLEIAAFRTIAATSAPFRSLMIRHEQALLARAQQSLLCNTLHPVEARLARWLLRAQDLSDSETLPLTQETLAQMMGVRRNAISLVAHALQRAGIIRYSRGQIVITDQRALEATSCDCYAVMKAYDARLLARPR, from the coding sequence ATGATCGCGAGCGGACCACCGCCGAACCGATTGCTGCAAATGCTCGATGCTGGGGACATGGATCTGTTGCGCCCGCATCTCATCACGATTGAATTGGTCAGAGAGACTGTCTTGGGTGAAGCAGGCGCGGTGCTGCGACACGTCTACTTTCCGCACGATGGAACCGTTTCAATCACGGTGGGTCTCTCCGAAGGGCAGACGATCGAGGTGGCGATGCTCGGCCGCGACAGCGTCGTCGGCGGCGGTGCGGCACTCGCCGACGGGATCGCAGCGTCAGATGCCGTCGTGCTCTTCCCCGGGACCGCGTCCATGCTTGAAATTGCGGCTTTTCGAACCATCGCCGCGACCAGCGCGCCGTTCCGCAGCCTGATGATCCGGCATGAGCAGGCGCTGCTCGCGCGGGCACAGCAATCCCTGCTCTGCAATACGCTGCACCCGGTCGAGGCGCGACTGGCGCGCTGGCTGCTGCGAGCCCAGGATCTGTCCGACAGCGAAACCCTGCCGCTGACGCAGGAGACGCTGGCTCAGATGATGGGCGTCCGCCGCAATGCCATTTCACTGGTCGCCCACGCGCTGCAGCGTGCCGGCATCATTCGCTACAGCCGCGGCCAGATCGTGATCACCGATCAGCGGGCGCTGGAGGCGACCTCATGCGATTGCTATGCCGTGATGAAGGCTTACGACGCGCGTCTGCTGGCGAGACCGCGATGA
- a CDS encoding hybrid sensor histidine kinase/response regulator, translated as MDDLLREFLTETSESLDTVDNQLVKFEQEPNNAKILDNIFRLVHTIKGTCGFLGLPRLEALAHAGETLMSKFRDGMPVTGQAVTLILSSIDRIKEILAGLEATEAEPEGNDRDLIDKLEAMVEQGMAAMAAGAAAPVAEAPPLVPEAPVAAAPAPAKEMTTGTLIDQTLERPLRPGEVSLDDLERAFRETAIEAPAPVAKAEPVAEAPAPVAKDANKDAKVPREKAAKKSAADETGAEGDRVANQSIRVNVDTLEHLMTMVSELVLTRNQLLEISRRNEDTEFKVPLQRLSNVTAELQEGVMKTRMQPIGNAWQKLPRIVRDLSSELGKQIDLEMHGADTELDRQVLDLIKDPLTHMVRNSADHGLETPAERLASGKGEQGTIRLSAYHEGGHIIICIADNGRGLNTEKIKAKALSSGLVTEAELEKMSEAQIHKFIFAPGFSTAAAITSVSGRGVGMDVVRTNIDQIGGTIDIKSVAGEGSSVTIKIPLTLAIVSALIVEAAGDRFAIPQLSVVELVRARANSEHRIERIKDTAVLRLRNKLLPLIHLKKLLKIDDGAASDPENGFIVVTQVGSQTFGIVVDGVFHTEEIVVKPMSTKLRHIDMFSGNTILGDGAVIMIIDPNGIAKALGAAGSSAHDMADDNGAHHIGSGEQTTSLLVFRAGSSQPKAVPLGLVTRLEELPADKIEFSNGRYMVQYREQLMPLVAMDGVTIASQGAQPILVFADDGRSMGLVVDEIIDIVEERLNIEVGGSASGILGSAVIKGQATEVIDVGHFLPMAFSDWFTRKEMKPSMHSQSVLLVDDSAFFRNMLAPVLKAAGYRVRTAPTAQEGLAALRAQTFDVVLTDIEMPDMNGFEFAETIRSDSNLGAMPIIGLSALVSPAAIERGRQAGFHDYVAKFDRPGLIAALKEQTAGAAGASELNRAAA; from the coding sequence ATGGATGATCTGTTGCGGGAGTTTCTGACGGAGACCAGCGAGAGCCTGGACACCGTCGACAATCAGCTGGTGAAGTTCGAGCAGGAGCCGAACAACGCCAAGATCCTCGATAACATCTTCCGCCTGGTCCATACCATCAAGGGTACGTGCGGCTTCCTCGGACTGCCGCGGCTCGAAGCGCTGGCACATGCCGGCGAGACGCTGATGAGCAAATTCCGCGACGGCATGCCGGTGACCGGACAGGCCGTGACGCTGATCCTGTCCTCGATCGATCGCATCAAGGAGATCCTCGCAGGCCTCGAGGCAACCGAAGCCGAGCCCGAGGGCAACGACCGCGATCTCATCGACAAGCTGGAAGCGATGGTCGAGCAGGGCATGGCCGCGATGGCCGCCGGCGCCGCTGCGCCCGTCGCTGAAGCCCCGCCGCTGGTGCCGGAGGCACCCGTTGCGGCTGCGCCCGCTCCCGCAAAGGAGATGACCACGGGCACGCTGATCGACCAGACCCTGGAGCGTCCGCTGCGTCCCGGCGAAGTCTCGCTCGACGATCTCGAGCGTGCCTTCCGCGAGACCGCGATCGAAGCGCCCGCGCCTGTTGCAAAGGCCGAACCCGTTGCCGAGGCTCCGGCACCTGTTGCCAAGGACGCTAACAAGGACGCCAAGGTGCCCAGGGAAAAAGCGGCCAAGAAGTCGGCCGCCGACGAGACGGGCGCCGAAGGCGACCGCGTCGCCAACCAGTCGATCCGCGTCAACGTGGATACGCTCGAGCACCTGATGACCATGGTCTCCGAGCTGGTGCTGACCCGCAACCAGCTCTTGGAGATCTCCCGCCGCAACGAGGACACCGAGTTCAAGGTGCCGTTGCAGCGCCTCTCCAACGTCACCGCCGAGCTGCAGGAAGGCGTCATGAAGACGCGCATGCAGCCGATCGGCAATGCCTGGCAGAAGCTGCCCCGCATCGTCCGCGATCTCTCGTCCGAACTCGGCAAGCAGATCGACCTGGAGATGCACGGCGCCGACACCGAGCTCGACCGCCAGGTGCTCGATCTGATCAAGGACCCGCTCACCCACATGGTGCGCAACTCCGCCGATCATGGCCTGGAGACCCCCGCCGAGCGCCTCGCCAGCGGCAAGGGCGAGCAGGGCACCATTCGTCTGTCCGCCTATCACGAGGGCGGCCACATCATCATCTGCATCGCCGACAACGGCCGCGGCCTCAACACCGAGAAGATCAAGGCCAAGGCGCTCTCCTCAGGTCTCGTCACCGAGGCCGAGCTGGAGAAGATGTCGGAAGCCCAGATCCACAAGTTCATCTTCGCGCCCGGCTTCTCCACCGCGGCCGCCATCACCTCGGTCTCCGGCCGTGGCGTCGGCATGGACGTGGTCCGCACCAATATCGACCAGATCGGCGGCACCATCGACATCAAGTCGGTCGCAGGCGAAGGCTCCTCCGTCACCATCAAGATCCCGCTGACCTTGGCCATCGTCTCCGCGCTGATCGTCGAGGCCGCCGGTGATCGCTTCGCGATCCCGCAGCTCTCGGTGGTCGAGCTGGTCCGTGCCCGCGCCAACTCGGAGCACCGCATCGAGCGCATCAAGGACACCGCGGTCCTGCGCCTGCGCAACAAGCTCTTGCCGCTGATCCACCTGAAGAAGCTGCTCAAGATCGACGACGGCGCGGCTTCCGATCCCGAGAACGGTTTTATCGTGGTGACGCAGGTCGGCAGCCAGACGTTTGGCATCGTCGTCGACGGCGTGTTCCACACCGAAGAAATCGTGGTCAAGCCGATGTCGACGAAACTGCGTCACATCGACATGTTCTCCGGCAATACCATCCTGGGCGATGGCGCGGTGATCATGATCATCGACCCCAACGGCATTGCCAAGGCGCTCGGCGCCGCCGGCTCCTCGGCCCATGACATGGCCGACGACAATGGCGCGCACCACATCGGTTCGGGTGAGCAGACCACCTCGCTGCTGGTGTTCCGCGCCGGCTCGTCCCAGCCCAAGGCGGTCCCGCTCGGGCTCGTCACCCGCCTCGAAGAGCTCCCCGCCGACAAGATCGAGTTCAGTAACGGCCGCTACATGGTGCAGTACCGCGAGCAGCTGATGCCGCTGGTGGCCATGGACGGCGTCACCATCGCGAGCCAGGGCGCGCAGCCGATCCTGGTGTTCGCCGATGACGGCCGTTCCATGGGGCTCGTCGTCGACGAGATCATCGACATCGTCGAGGAGCGCCTCAACATCGAGGTCGGCGGCTCGGCTAGCGGCATCCTCGGCTCGGCCGTGATCAAGGGCCAGGCCACCGAGGTGATCGACGTCGGCCACTTCCTGCCGATGGCGTTCTCCGACTGGTTCACCCGCAAGGAGATGAAGCCGTCGATGCACTCGCAGTCGGTGCTGCTGGTCGACGACTCCGCGTTCTTCCGCAACATGCTGGCGCCGGTGCTGAAAGCGGCCGGCTACCGCGTCCGCACCGCGCCGACCGCGCAGGAGGGCCTCGCCGCGCTCCGTGCCCAGACCTTCGACGTGGTGCTGACCGACATCGAGATGCCCGACATGAACGGGTTCGAGTTTGCCGAGACCATCCGCTCCGACAGCAATCTGGGCGCGATGCCGATCATCGGCCTCTCCGCCCTGGTGTCGCCGGCCGCGATCGAGCGCGGCCGTCAGGCCGGCTTCCACGACTATGTCGCCAAGTTCGACCGTCCCGGTCTGATCGCGGCGCTGAAGGAACAGACCGCGGGTGCCGCCGGCGCCTCCGAGCTGAACCGGGCAGCGGCGTAA
- a CDS encoding chemotaxis protein CheW, whose product MTKKTQSGEGAMVEYVTAMIGGQLFGLPISRVQDVFMPERVTRVPLSSREIAGVLNLRGRIVTVVDMRARLGLPKPEDGKTPMAVGVDLRGESYGLLIDQIGEVLRLSENGMEENPVNLDPRMAKLAGGVHRLDGQLMVVLDVDRVLELKTDVQMAA is encoded by the coding sequence ATGACCAAGAAGACCCAGTCCGGCGAAGGCGCCATGGTCGAGTACGTCACCGCGATGATCGGTGGCCAGCTGTTCGGCCTGCCGATCTCCCGCGTCCAGGACGTGTTCATGCCCGAGCGCGTCACCCGCGTTCCCTTGTCCTCGCGCGAGATCGCGGGCGTCTTGAACCTGCGCGGCCGCATCGTCACCGTGGTCGACATGCGCGCCCGCCTCGGCCTGCCCAAGCCGGAGGATGGCAAGACCCCAATGGCTGTCGGCGTCGACCTGCGCGGCGAATCCTATGGCCTCCTGATCGACCAGATCGGCGAGGTGCTGCGCCTGTCCGAGAACGGCATGGAAGAGAACCCGGTCAATCTCGACCCCCGCATGGCCAAGCTCGCCGGCGGTGTCCACCGTCTCGACGGTCAGCTCATGGTCGTCCTCGATGTCGATCGCGTCCTCGAGCTCAAGACCGACGTGCAAATGGCTGCCTGA
- a CDS encoding response regulator produces MKTCLVVDDSSIVRKVARRIVEALGFQVIEAEDGVEALVHCKKAMPEAILLDWNMPVMDGFQFLGTLRRMPGGDEPKVVFCTTENGIDHITKAMGGGANEYIMKPFDKEIVLAKFQEVGLVAREEETAA; encoded by the coding sequence ATGAAGACCTGTTTGGTGGTTGACGATTCCAGCATCGTTCGCAAGGTCGCCCGTCGCATCGTCGAAGCGCTGGGCTTTCAAGTCATTGAAGCGGAAGACGGTGTCGAGGCGCTGGTTCATTGCAAGAAGGCGATGCCGGAAGCCATCCTGCTCGACTGGAACATGCCTGTCATGGACGGCTTCCAGTTCCTGGGAACGCTGCGCCGCATGCCCGGCGGCGATGAGCCCAAGGTCGTGTTCTGCACCACCGAGAACGGCATCGACCATATCACCAAGGCGATGGGTGGCGGTGCCAACGAGTACATCATGAAGCCGTTCGACAAGGAAATCGTGCTGGCGAAGTTCCAGGAAGTCGGGTTGGTCGCGCGCGAAGAAGAGACTGCTGCCTGA
- a CDS encoding protein-glutamate O-methyltransferase CheR, with protein sequence MNAPDYEYLRKLLKERSGLDLSADKQYLIESRLLPLARKAGLSGIPELVQKLQGGSSALMTNVVEAMTTNETFFFRDKVPFDHFRDTIMPEVLKARAGRRSVRIWCAAGSTGQEPYSLAMTLKEMSAALTGWRVEIIATDLSQEVLEKAKAGVYSQFEVQRGLPIQMLMKYFKQTGETWQVNPELRAMIQHRQLNLLQDFSNLGTFDVIFCRNVLIYFDQETKINIFNRLARQIEPDGFLVLGAAETVVGLTDTFKPLADRRGLYRPNDPRAAAAPVGAGAPRMAAMAGR encoded by the coding sequence GTGAACGCGCCCGATTACGAGTATCTGCGTAAGTTGCTGAAAGAGCGCTCCGGTCTCGACCTGTCCGCCGACAAGCAATATCTGATCGAAAGCCGCCTGCTGCCGCTGGCGCGCAAGGCCGGGCTCTCCGGCATTCCCGAGCTCGTGCAGAAGCTGCAGGGTGGCTCGAGCGCCCTGATGACCAACGTGGTCGAAGCCATGACCACGAACGAAACCTTCTTTTTCCGCGACAAGGTGCCGTTCGACCATTTCCGCGACACCATCATGCCTGAGGTCCTCAAGGCCCGCGCCGGCCGCCGCAGCGTGCGGATCTGGTGCGCCGCCGGCTCGACCGGACAGGAGCCCTATTCGCTGGCGATGACCCTGAAGGAGATGAGCGCGGCACTGACCGGATGGCGTGTCGAGATCATTGCGACCGACCTCTCGCAGGAAGTGCTCGAGAAGGCCAAGGCCGGCGTCTACAGCCAGTTCGAAGTGCAGCGCGGCCTGCCGATCCAGATGCTGATGAAATATTTCAAGCAGACCGGCGAAACCTGGCAGGTCAATCCCGAGCTGCGCGCGATGATCCAGCACCGGCAGCTCAATCTGCTGCAGGATTTCTCCAACCTCGGTACGTTCGACGTCATCTTCTGCCGCAACGTGCTGATCTATTTCGACCAGGAAACCAAGATCAACATCTTCAACCGCCTGGCCCGCCAGATCGAGCCCGACGGCTTCCTGGTGCTCGGCGCTGCGGAAACCGTGGTCGGACTGACCGATACGTTCAAGCCGCTTGCCGATCGCCGCGGCCTCTACAGGCCGAACGATCCGCGTGCGGCGGCGGCGCCGGTCGGTGCCGGGGCGCCGCGCATGGCGGCGATGGCAGGACGATAA
- a CDS encoding PilZ domain-containing protein — MAEEGKGAERVTFSRGYDVCIMAIDGTWRRDCTLNAISDTDAILTVEGSIQGLNLKEFFLLLSSTGLAYRRCELVRVNGAEMDIQFLRGKNRKKRGAASHDAVA; from the coding sequence ATGGCCGAGGAAGGCAAGGGCGCAGAGCGCGTCACGTTCAGTCGAGGTTATGATGTCTGCATCATGGCCATCGACGGCACGTGGCGGCGCGACTGCACCCTCAATGCGATTTCCGACACCGATGCCATCCTCACGGTGGAGGGCTCGATCCAGGGGTTGAACCTCAAGGAGTTCTTCCTGCTGCTGTCATCCACCGGCCTTGCCTATCGCCGCTGTGAGCTGGTGCGTGTCAACGGCGCCGAGATGGACATCCAGTTCCTGCGCGGCAAGAACCGCAAGAAGCGCGGCGCGGCCAGCCATGATGCGGTGGCGTGA
- a CDS encoding response regulator: MPRSSLSPIPSNLPDVAERRALQLLVVDDDATQRSLITVAAKQAGHEVAVAPSVAEAIEKLRAARFDCVTLDLVLEDGDGIDVLREMAAAKFTGSVIVISGMDGKRRSAARSFARSVGIELQSLPKPLDLAALRISLANLGKTAMGLPTIHTWGGVATDAIVERHRA, translated from the coding sequence ATGCCAAGAAGCTCTCTTTCCCCCATCCCCTCAAACCTGCCCGACGTCGCCGAGCGGCGCGCGCTTCAGCTCCTGGTGGTCGATGACGACGCCACGCAGCGCAGCCTGATCACGGTCGCCGCCAAGCAGGCCGGCCACGAAGTCGCCGTTGCGCCGTCGGTCGCGGAGGCCATCGAGAAGCTGCGCGCCGCGCGCTTCGACTGCGTGACGCTCGATCTCGTGCTGGAGGATGGCGACGGCATCGACGTGCTGCGCGAGATGGCGGCGGCGAAGTTCACGGGCTCCGTGATCGTCATCAGCGGCATGGACGGCAAGCGCCGCAGCGCCGCGCGCAGCTTCGCCCGCTCCGTCGGGATCGAGCTTCAGAGCCTGCCGAAGCCGCTGGACCTCGCCGCGCTGCGCATCAGCCTCGCCAATCTCGGCAAGACGGCGATGGGGCTGCCGACCATACACACCTGGGGCGGCGTCGCCACCGACGCGATCGTGGAGCGGCACCGCGCCTGA
- a CDS encoding response regulator: protein MVEQTSRGEIFVVDDDPAVRDTLSMVLKAAGYEVICFADGAALLSVARSRTPAAVLLDVHIPGKSGLDILKELHGEDYPAPIFMISGQGDIAMAVGAIKSGALDFIEKPFRGSEIVGRLDEAIGAYARRQTESVSPKFGSLHFPGREPLTRREREVLEQFAAGASNKEAGRTLGISPRTIEDHRANIMKKLGARNAADLIRIVMTAAQRAS, encoded by the coding sequence ATGGTCGAACAAACCTCCCGTGGTGAGATCTTCGTGGTCGATGACGACCCGGCTGTTCGCGACACCCTGTCGATGGTGTTGAAGGCGGCGGGTTATGAGGTGATCTGCTTCGCGGACGGCGCAGCCCTGCTCTCGGTCGCGCGAAGCCGCACGCCGGCTGCGGTCCTGCTCGACGTGCACATTCCCGGAAAGTCCGGCCTCGACATCCTCAAGGAGCTGCACGGCGAAGACTATCCCGCGCCGATCTTCATGATCTCCGGCCAGGGCGACATCGCGATGGCGGTGGGAGCGATCAAGAGTGGCGCGCTCGACTTCATCGAGAAGCCGTTCCGCGGCAGCGAGATCGTCGGCCGGCTGGACGAAGCGATCGGCGCTTATGCACGTCGGCAGACAGAGAGTGTGTCGCCGAAATTCGGCTCGCTGCATTTCCCCGGCCGCGAACCGCTGACCCGCCGGGAGCGCGAGGTGCTCGAGCAGTTCGCTGCCGGTGCCTCCAACAAGGAAGCCGGTCGGACCCTCGGCATCAGCCCGCGCACCATCGAGGATCACCGCGCCAACATCATGAAGAAGCTCGGCGCCCGCAATGCTGCCGATCTGATCCGCATCGTGATGACCGCGGCCCAGCGCGCGTCGTAA